The following coding sequences are from one Saprospiraceae bacterium window:
- a CDS encoding nucleotide sugar dehydrogenase — translation MYKDLIEKKKNIAVIGLGYVGLPLALSFAKKFRVIGFDTNASRVQMMNQKVDPSKELLSEDFDGRDISFTSDAAKLKEAHFFVVAVPTPVDEHKIPDLNPVLRASASIASALKKGDYVIYESTVYPGCTEEDCLPILEKNSGLKVNVDFKIGYSPERINPGDKQRSVETILKIVSGSDPESLNEIAQVYGTIIQAGVYEASSIKVAEAAKVIENTQRDLNISFMNELSIIFDKMGIDTREVLAAAGTKWNFLKFEPGLVGGHCIGVDPYYLLHKSKELGYDPEVILSGRRINDNMPAYIAKKLTQMLIAKGKNPSSCKVLIKGITFKENVSDIRNSKVADLYNELNDYSISVDIQDPKADSEEVFKEYGIHIIDHVDTLYDSIIIAVAHDDFKSDTLEDYRAIMTKDPVLIDLKGIFEKPSKSDLTYWRL, via the coding sequence ATGTACAAAGATTTAATTGAAAAGAAAAAAAATATTGCTGTAATAGGATTGGGTTATGTCGGATTGCCCTTAGCCTTGTCTTTTGCAAAAAAATTTCGGGTGATTGGATTTGATACAAATGCTTCACGAGTTCAGATGATGAATCAAAAAGTTGATCCATCAAAGGAATTGCTCAGTGAAGATTTTGACGGCAGAGATATTTCATTTACTTCTGATGCCGCAAAACTTAAAGAAGCTCATTTTTTTGTTGTAGCTGTTCCTACCCCTGTGGATGAACACAAAATCCCGGATTTGAATCCTGTCTTGCGCGCCTCCGCTTCAATTGCCTCTGCTCTCAAAAAAGGTGATTATGTAATTTACGAATCCACTGTATATCCGGGCTGTACAGAAGAAGATTGTCTTCCCATTTTAGAAAAAAATTCAGGGCTGAAAGTAAATGTAGATTTTAAAATCGGTTACTCTCCGGAAAGAATAAATCCGGGAGACAAACAAAGGTCGGTCGAAACAATATTGAAAATCGTTTCCGGAAGCGATCCGGAATCATTAAATGAAATCGCACAGGTATACGGTACAATAATCCAAGCTGGAGTATATGAGGCTTCTTCAATCAAAGTTGCTGAAGCAGCAAAGGTGATTGAAAACACTCAAAGGGATTTGAATATTTCTTTCATGAATGAGTTGTCTATCATTTTTGATAAAATGGGTATCGACACCCGAGAAGTTCTTGCCGCAGCTGGAACGAAATGGAATTTTTTGAAATTTGAACCAGGACTTGTTGGAGGACATTGTATTGGCGTCGATCCTTATTATTTATTGCACAAATCCAAAGAATTGGGTTATGATCCTGAGGTTATTCTCAGCGGCAGAAGAATCAATGACAATATGCCGGCTTACATCGCCAAAAAACTCACTCAAATGCTGATTGCCAAAGGAAAAAATCCAAGCAGTTGCAAAGTTCTTATCAAAGGAATTACTTTTAAAGAAAATGTTTCCGATATCCGCAATTCAAAAGTAGCTGATTTGTACAACGAACTGAATGATTATTCGATAAGTGTTGATATACAAGATCCAAAAGCAGACTCAGAAGAAGTGTTCAAAGAATACGGTATTCATATTATCGATCATGTAGATACTTTATATGATAGTATCATCATTGCAGTCGCACATGACGATTTCAAATCGGATACTTTGGAAGATTACAGAGCTATCATGACAAAAGATCCTGTATTAATAGATCTCAAAGGAATTTTTGAAAAGCCTTCAAAGTCAGATTTGACATATTGGAGGTTATAA
- a CDS encoding T9SS type A sorting domain-containing protein — translation MRKFYLVTMILFSSFIWLKAQNWSLEATVSLRVLVKENPASITLRWDYYPNATRYFVYRKTKEAKSWGSFIANYPSDSLSFTDRNVEVGKTYEYRVSRTSSSITANGYVLAGIKYVPPIYKPKIAVFVESKFSTVLKNEINQLVDDLENENWTVLVRDIPNAIDVKGTKALITGLVKLHPSLKTILLLGHIDVPYSGNSAYDGHPDHQGAWPADSYYADIDGIWTDTAVNNTVASRAENKNIPNDGKFDNSSIPSDLELEIGRVDFSNLPVFGVSDTVMMKRYLNKNHLYRTGQIRSMRRAMVQDNFNFQNEGFGQSGYQSFIPLFNSDNVFSGAFRDSLLTGSYLCSFGAGGGNYEGAAGISSSGLMATDSLQTVFTFLFGSYFGDWDIQNAFMRSALGSGTVLTTAWAGRPAMHLHQMSMGDHIGSSMLITSNNVGIYTAGLVGARGTHIALMGDPTLVLFPIKPPSSLSINKFGHLVNLDWSTSSDATEGYVVYRKKATDTIYSQIAIVDTNYFQDKCLTKDILYEYMVKARKLEKNASGSFYNVSPGVKDDVLSTIDYFVQSDFELTNDHEFAIVRNNVTKESSLEWVLNQRVVGSDTLQQIAMPCRDGKATICQVTTGYCNVDTLCKTLNYACSIPTLVSHRITNVKCAGDPPASIFLDSIAGAATFKFLWNTGATTRDLINVPDGSYDVTVRSRLNTSDKFTFQVKHPTEVQFSVSVTDAKPGQNGSVNIQASGGTPPYKITLDPQRPLNDLPVGNYVAIVTDANGCIKMQSFEVKLNTATFDLSKNEVNIYPQPTADFLIVKSNHPIQQVRIVNLEGKELRKSNYHQNELKMEVKDLTSGWYVVHILSGQKWTQRKFEKI, via the coding sequence ATGCGAAAATTTTATCTGGTAACAATGATACTTTTCTCTTCTTTTATTTGGTTAAAAGCTCAGAATTGGTCTTTGGAGGCAACGGTGTCCTTGAGGGTACTTGTAAAAGAAAACCCGGCATCCATTACGCTACGCTGGGATTATTACCCAAATGCAACCAGATATTTTGTCTATAGGAAAACAAAAGAAGCAAAGTCTTGGGGTAGTTTTATCGCCAATTATCCGTCTGATTCTCTCAGTTTTACCGATAGAAATGTCGAAGTTGGCAAAACCTATGAATATCGCGTCAGCCGAACTTCCAGCAGCATTACGGCTAATGGATATGTTCTAGCAGGGATCAAATATGTACCACCAATATACAAGCCGAAAATCGCTGTATTTGTGGAAAGCAAATTTTCGACTGTACTTAAAAACGAAATTAATCAACTTGTTGATGACCTCGAAAACGAGAACTGGACAGTACTGGTGAGGGATATCCCAAATGCTATTGACGTGAAAGGAACTAAGGCCCTGATCACAGGTCTTGTCAAACTTCACCCCAGCCTTAAGACGATCTTGCTTTTAGGTCACATTGATGTACCATATTCCGGAAATTCCGCTTACGATGGACATCCAGATCATCAGGGAGCTTGGCCGGCAGATTCATATTATGCAGATATTGACGGAATTTGGACGGATACAGCTGTAAACAATACAGTAGCCTCCAGAGCCGAGAATAAAAATATCCCAAATGATGGGAAATTTGATAATTCTAGCATCCCTTCAGACCTTGAATTGGAAATTGGAAGGGTGGATTTCTCAAATTTACCTGTTTTTGGTGTATCAGACACGGTCATGATGAAGCGCTATCTCAATAAAAACCATCTCTATCGTACCGGGCAAATAAGGTCCATGCGCCGTGCGATGGTTCAGGACAATTTTAACTTCCAGAATGAAGGCTTTGGCCAATCCGGTTACCAGAGCTTTATTCCATTATTTAATTCTGACAACGTATTTTCGGGAGCATTCAGAGATAGTCTCCTGACCGGATCTTACCTGTGCTCATTTGGAGCAGGTGGCGGTAATTATGAGGGAGCAGCTGGAATTTCAAGTAGTGGTTTGATGGCAACAGATTCCTTACAAACCGTCTTTACATTTTTATTTGGATCTTATTTTGGGGACTGGGATATTCAGAATGCTTTTATGCGCAGTGCATTGGGTAGCGGTACAGTATTGACTACTGCCTGGGCGGGAAGGCCTGCCATGCACTTGCACCAGATGTCTATGGGAGATCATATCGGAAGTAGTATGTTGATTACCAGTAATAATGTTGGCATTTATACCGCAGGGCTCGTAGGAGCTAGAGGGACACATATTGCTTTGATGGGAGATCCTACACTGGTATTGTTTCCGATCAAACCGCCTTCTAGCCTGTCGATCAATAAATTTGGACATTTGGTCAATCTTGACTGGTCCACTTCCTCTGATGCCACGGAAGGTTACGTCGTTTACCGCAAAAAAGCCACAGACACGATTTATTCCCAAATAGCGATAGTTGATACCAATTATTTTCAGGATAAATGCCTCACAAAAGATATATTGTATGAATACATGGTAAAAGCACGTAAGCTCGAAAAAAATGCCAGCGGATCTTTTTACAATGTTTCCCCGGGAGTGAAGGACGACGTATTGAGCACGATAGACTATTTTGTTCAGTCAGATTTTGAACTCACCAATGACCATGAATTTGCAATCGTGCGCAACAATGTAACAAAGGAGTCAAGTTTGGAATGGGTGTTAAATCAAAGAGTGGTTGGTAGCGATACATTACAACAAATAGCTATGCCGTGCAGGGATGGCAAGGCGACGATATGTCAGGTCACTACAGGGTATTGCAACGTTGACACATTGTGCAAGACGCTGAACTATGCTTGTTCGATCCCGACCCTTGTATCGCATAGAATAACTAATGTCAAATGTGCAGGAGATCCTCCAGCCTCGATATTTTTGGACAGCATAGCGGGGGCGGCGACATTCAAATTTTTGTGGAATACCGGTGCGACAACTAGAGACCTTATCAATGTACCTGATGGTAGTTATGATGTCACCGTCAGATCCCGTCTCAATACTTCAGACAAGTTTACTTTTCAGGTAAAGCACCCGACTGAAGTCCAGTTTAGTGTAAGTGTGACAGATGCGAAACCAGGTCAAAATGGCTCTGTCAACATACAAGCTTCTGGCGGGACACCACCATATAAAATTACCTTAGATCCACAGAGGCCACTCAATGATCTTCCTGTCGGGAATTATGTGGCTATTGTAACAGATGCCAATGGCTGTATTAAAATGCAGAGCTTTGAAGTGAAATTGAATACTGCAACTTTTGATTTATCAAAAAATGAGGTTAATATCTATCCTCAACCAACAGCAGATTTTTTGATCGTCAAATCAAATCATCCGATACAGCAGGTTCGTATAGTAAACCTTGAAGGCAAGGAGTTGAGAAAGTCTAATTATCATCAAAATGAACTAAAAATGGAGGTCAAAGATCTTACATCGGGGTGGTATGTAGTCCACATTCTGAGTGGTCAGAAATGGACACAGCGTAAGTTTGAGAAGATCTAA
- a CDS encoding universal stress protein: MLKKIVIPVDFGNGAKAAYYYAQQMTAHSPAEIYLIHILNPEKSGQNVNDAIALKDLQDFATQHTVPDLKNPNNGLHTSILKGSYQDCIQAFCDSNNCDMMILGRRDKHSLMDRVLGSIGSKIAEQSTCPVLIIPEHILEAQFKNILYATDHNSIQMGKLQSVLNLIRHFGSKLHFIHINAFVNENTLLKNNVLSILCHDGIPIVPFVYKEFKSEHIATTLKEYSKEQNIDLVILSPNQEHSIWEKWTHSISQDLIHFSQQPMLILNKKKL, encoded by the coding sequence ATGTTAAAAAAAATAGTCATCCCTGTAGACTTCGGAAATGGTGCAAAAGCTGCCTATTACTATGCACAGCAAATGACCGCACATTCTCCGGCAGAAATTTATCTCATACATATATTGAATCCTGAAAAAAGCGGTCAAAATGTGAACGATGCAATTGCCCTGAAAGATCTACAGGACTTTGCGACACAGCACACGGTTCCCGACCTGAAAAATCCAAATAATGGATTACATACAAGCATCCTCAAGGGCAGCTATCAGGATTGTATTCAGGCATTTTGTGATAGTAACAACTGTGATATGATGATATTAGGTAGGAGAGATAAGCACAGTCTCATGGATAGAGTGCTTGGCTCCATTGGATCAAAAATCGCAGAGCAATCAACTTGCCCTGTTTTAATAATTCCAGAACACATTCTTGAGGCACAATTTAAAAACATATTATATGCCACCGATCACAATTCTATACAAATGGGAAAATTACAATCAGTTTTAAATCTCATTCGTCACTTTGGATCCAAATTACACTTTATTCATATCAATGCTTTTGTAAACGAAAACACTTTACTCAAAAACAATGTGTTGTCTATTTTGTGTCACGATGGAATTCCAATCGTTCCTTTTGTCTACAAAGAATTTAAATCCGAACACATTGCAACAACACTCAAAGAATACTCAAAAGAGCAAAATATTGATCTCGTAATACTATCACCAAATCAAGAACATTCAATTTGGGAAAAATGGACACACAGCATCTCACAGGATCTCATCCATTTCAGTCAACAACCAATGCTCATTCTCAATAAAAAAAAATTATAA
- a CDS encoding universal stress protein, translating to MIKFEINSKNDQETKDLTNMIHDCMTSEGSDYMIVVNRSKSEIQESLQNKESHIQFHKYTIYHHELKHYEETKKKLYNAVHHKRDKVEKILIGTDLSEAATEAMNYAFQLVRDFNAKAEIVYIVESLTQLTLPQPMSSTSYVPLVDLEAMGSTLKAHVDRLLDGHPEINSTMISYRVVIGEVVSEILQEANRTHADLIVLGNTGKNTLLKKIFGSTARNVAHKANIPVLLVPPPSKYTRPLKICYTFTDESSETLNLSEAIKWSSQLNADISFLYVSQYEPFEALSKENLFSKVSKNIDPALIQKFHITHDVIPEKGIERFVKENQIDLIILVDSGKNKISSFLTESVSKNLEYNADFPLLILHRHVD from the coding sequence ATGATAAAATTTGAAATCAATTCGAAAAATGATCAGGAAACTAAAGATCTGACCAATATGATTCACGATTGTATGACATCTGAAGGTTCGGACTATATGATAGTGGTCAATCGCTCCAAATCTGAAATTCAGGAATCTTTGCAAAATAAAGAATCTCATATTCAGTTTCACAAATACACGATTTATCATCATGAATTAAAACACTACGAAGAAACCAAGAAAAAGCTCTACAACGCGGTACATCATAAAAGAGATAAAGTAGAAAAAATACTTATCGGCACAGACCTGTCAGAGGCAGCAACCGAGGCAATGAATTATGCTTTTCAGCTGGTTCGTGACTTTAATGCCAAAGCAGAAATTGTCTATATTGTCGAAAGCTTGACCCAGCTGACTCTACCACAACCGATGAGCAGCACAAGCTATGTTCCTCTGGTAGACCTCGAAGCTATGGGTAGCACTTTGAAAGCACATGTTGATCGACTACTGGACGGACATCCGGAAATCAACAGCACTATGATTTCTTATCGGGTTGTCATCGGAGAAGTCGTCAGTGAGATCCTCCAGGAGGCTAATCGTACGCATGCAGACTTAATCGTACTTGGCAATACAGGTAAAAATACATTGCTTAAAAAAATATTCGGGTCTACAGCTCGCAATGTAGCACACAAAGCAAATATTCCCGTATTATTAGTTCCTCCACCATCAAAATATACAAGACCTCTCAAAATTTGCTACACTTTTACAGATGAATCCTCAGAAACATTGAACCTGTCTGAAGCCATCAAATGGTCATCTCAGCTGAATGCAGATATTAGTTTTCTCTATGTAAGTCAGTACGAGCCTTTTGAAGCACTATCAAAAGAAAATTTATTCAGTAAAGTGTCAAAAAATATTGACCCTGCACTGATCCAAAAGTTCCACATCACCCATGATGTAATCCCTGAAAAAGGTATAGAGAGATTTGTGAAAGAAAACCAAATCGACCTCATCATACTTGTGGATAGCGGAAAAAATAAAATCAGCTCTTTTCTTACTGAAAGTGTAAGCAAAAATCTGGAATACAACGCCGATTTTCCACTTTTGATTTTACATAGACATGTAGACTAA
- a CDS encoding sulfite exporter TauE/SafE family protein has translation MNTDLLIFSLLALLAEIIGTIGGFGSSMLFVPLANQFFDLHSVLGITALFHVVSNLSKITLFKKGIDKKLCLQMLVPSVIFVTIGGILSKYIDMRIAEMFLSLFLILISLLFMFDLNQIKPTQQNMISSGALSGFLAGLIGTGGAIRGLTLTALNLEKSVFIATSASIDLAIDLTRSAVYLWNGYITRQNLYLLPILFLIGIVGTWIGKKFVDKIAQSMFKKIVLLLILGIGIYTLSKWIFSTSM, from the coding sequence ATGAACACAGATTTATTGATTTTTAGTCTTTTGGCATTACTTGCTGAAATCATTGGAACTATTGGTGGATTTGGTTCTTCAATGCTGTTTGTTCCGCTTGCAAATCAGTTTTTTGACTTACATTCTGTTTTGGGGATTACTGCTCTTTTTCATGTGGTGAGCAATTTATCCAAAATCACATTATTCAAAAAAGGAATTGACAAAAAATTATGCTTGCAGATGCTTGTCCCCAGTGTAATTTTTGTCACCATTGGTGGTATATTGAGTAAATACATTGATATGAGAATTGCTGAAATGTTTCTTTCTTTATTTTTGATTCTGATCAGCTTACTTTTCATGTTTGATCTGAATCAAATCAAACCTACTCAACAAAACATGATTTCTTCCGGTGCTTTGAGCGGATTTTTAGCCGGATTGATTGGTACCGGAGGAGCAATCCGTGGCTTGACCTTAACTGCTCTGAATCTAGAGAAAAGCGTATTCATTGCTACTTCTGCTTCAATTGACCTCGCCATTGATTTGACCCGCAGCGCCGTTTACTTATGGAATGGATATATCACCAGACAAAATTTATATCTTTTGCCAATCCTTTTTTTGATAGGGATTGTGGGAACCTGGATCGGAAAAAAATTCGTTGATAAAATAGCGCAAAGCATGTTTAAAAAAATTGTATTATTGCTTATATTGGGAATTGGTATTTATACTCTTTCTAAATGGATTTTTAGTACATCCATGTAA
- the paaJ gene encoding phenylacetate-CoA oxygenase subunit PaaJ: MKRVNQVEEIFTVLESIPDPEIPVLSIVDLGIVRHAQVSSRGIEIKITPTYSGCPAMHLIETEIKFALEDHFSQAVYIETVLSPAWTTDWLSPHSKEKLRQYGIAPPTTLSSRRIQNLLGELGDKVVCPRCSSSHTECVSSFGSTACKALYRCKECLEPFDYFKCH; this comes from the coding sequence CTGAAAAGAGTGAACCAAGTCGAAGAAATATTCACGGTACTGGAGTCGATTCCCGATCCCGAAATTCCGGTTCTTTCCATCGTAGATCTGGGCATTGTACGACATGCACAAGTATCGAGTAGGGGGATTGAAATCAAAATCACTCCAACATATTCAGGTTGTCCGGCTATGCACCTGATAGAAACGGAAATAAAATTTGCATTGGAGGACCATTTCTCACAAGCTGTTTACATTGAAACGGTACTTTCTCCGGCATGGACCACGGACTGGCTCAGCCCCCACTCTAAAGAAAAATTAAGACAATACGGGATCGCGCCACCCACCACGTTAAGTAGCAGACGTATCCAAAATTTGTTAGGGGAGTTAGGCGATAAGGTCGTCTGTCCTAGATGCAGCTCTTCCCATACAGAGTGTGTGAGTTCTTTTGGATCTACTGCTTGCAAGGCATTATATCGCTGCAAAGAATGCCTGGAGCCTTTTGATTACTTCAAGTGTCATTGA
- the paaC gene encoding phenylacetate-CoA oxygenase subunit PaaC — translation MKNQSSLYSFLTIQADTALINGQRLGEWCGHGPVLEQDIAMTNIALDCIGRARLLYQYACTIDSRFKDEDEMAYMRNVMEYKNLLLAEQPNGHFGVTIARQFFLDAFHLPFYEALCESKDEKLAAIAAKSVKELAYHYRWSSEWVVRLGDGTPESHARMQEGIDEMFAFTGEMFEATEDESILTEGGIIPALELIKQNWQTRVSQTLQHATLIEPKAGWMQSGGKKGVHSEHLGHILSELQYMQRVYPGLEW, via the coding sequence ATGAAAAACCAATCGAGTTTATACAGTTTTCTTACCATCCAAGCAGACACAGCACTGATCAATGGTCAGCGTCTAGGAGAGTGGTGCGGACATGGTCCCGTGTTAGAGCAAGACATAGCCATGACCAATATTGCCTTGGATTGTATCGGCAGAGCAAGGCTACTCTATCAGTATGCTTGCACGATCGACAGTCGATTCAAGGATGAAGATGAAATGGCTTATATGAGAAATGTGATGGAGTATAAGAACTTGCTTCTTGCAGAACAACCGAACGGTCATTTTGGAGTTACCATCGCCAGGCAGTTTTTTTTAGATGCTTTTCATCTGCCTTTTTACGAAGCCTTGTGTGAAAGCAAAGATGAAAAGTTGGCTGCAATCGCCGCAAAATCAGTCAAAGAGCTGGCTTATCATTACAGATGGAGCAGCGAATGGGTTGTTAGATTGGGAGATGGGACACCTGAAAGCCATGCCAGAATGCAGGAAGGGATTGATGAAATGTTTGCCTTTACAGGAGAAATGTTTGAAGCGACCGAAGACGAATCCATTTTGACTGAAGGTGGTATCATTCCGGCTTTAGAACTTATCAAGCAAAACTGGCAAACCAGAGTATCTCAGACCTTGCAACATGCTACTCTGATTGAGCCCAAAGCAGGCTGGATGCAATCGGGTGGCAAAAAAGGTGTACACTCTGAACATCTCGGACACATCTTGTCTGAATTACAATATATGCAGAGGGTATATCCGGGTCTTGAGTGGTAG
- the paaB gene encoding 1,2-phenylacetyl-CoA epoxidase subunit B: protein MKNWPLYEVFIRPRNGLDHKHAGSLHAADAAMALENARDVYTRRNEGISIWVVESKYITASDPKDQDMFFEPAEDKIYRHPTFYDLPDAVKHM from the coding sequence ATGAAAAACTGGCCATTATACGAAGTGTTTATTCGACCACGCAATGGTTTGGATCACAAGCATGCAGGCAGTCTTCATGCAGCAGATGCAGCCATGGCACTCGAAAACGCTAGAGACGTTTATACTCGACGCAATGAGGGAATTAGTATTTGGGTGGTTGAGTCCAAATATATCACTGCCTCTGATCCCAAAGATCAGGATATGTTCTTTGAACCTGCGGAAGATAAAATCTATCGCCATCCTACGTTTTACGACTTACCTGATGCAGTAAAACACATGTAA
- the paaA gene encoding 1,2-phenylacetyl-CoA epoxidase subunit A, giving the protein MHTTITSFQMADLEARFQTRIDAEDKIEAKEWMPEEYRKTLIRQISQHAHSEIVGMLPEGNWITRAPSLKRKAILLAKIQDEAGHGLYLYSASETLGVEREDLLAELHSGKAKYSSIFNYPALTWADIGSIGWLVDGAAIMNQVQLCRCSYGPYSRAMIRICKEESFHQRQGFEILLKLCQGSPEQKQMAQDSVNRWWWPSLMMFGPNDSESPHTAQSMKWKIKRLSNDDLRQRFVDMTVPQAAVLGLTLPDPELKWNPERNAHDFGKINWEEFWNVVKGNGPCNKQRLRDRVAAHENGTWVREAAMAYAAKQKERNQQSPQ; this is encoded by the coding sequence ATGCATACAACCATCACCAGTTTTCAAATGGCTGATCTTGAAGCCAGATTTCAAACCCGAATCGACGCTGAAGACAAAATCGAAGCCAAGGAATGGATGCCTGAAGAATATAGGAAGACATTAATTCGGCAGATCTCTCAGCACGCTCATTCTGAAATCGTGGGTATGCTACCTGAAGGGAACTGGATCACCAGAGCCCCGTCTCTCAAGCGCAAAGCAATATTACTTGCAAAAATTCAAGATGAAGCCGGTCATGGACTATACCTGTACAGTGCATCTGAAACCCTTGGAGTGGAAAGAGAAGACTTGCTGGCTGAGCTGCATTCAGGGAAAGCTAAATATTCCAGTATATTCAACTATCCTGCCCTTACTTGGGCTGATATTGGCTCTATTGGCTGGTTGGTTGATGGTGCAGCTATCATGAATCAAGTTCAGCTTTGCCGCTGCTCCTATGGCCCCTATTCGAGAGCGATGATCAGAATCTGTAAAGAAGAGTCCTTTCACCAAAGGCAAGGATTTGAGATTTTACTCAAATTGTGCCAAGGTTCTCCGGAACAAAAACAGATGGCTCAGGACTCTGTAAACCGCTGGTGGTGGCCTTCCTTGATGATGTTTGGGCCAAATGATTCGGAATCTCCTCATACTGCTCAATCTATGAAGTGGAAGATAAAAAGACTAAGCAACGATGATTTGAGGCAGAGATTTGTCGACATGACTGTACCTCAGGCAGCAGTTTTGGGTCTGACACTTCCGGATCCGGAACTCAAATGGAATCCGGAAAGAAATGCACATGATTTCGGAAAAATCAACTGGGAAGAGTTTTGGAATGTCGTGAAAGGAAATGGCCCATGCAACAAACAAAGGCTGCGCGACAGGGTAGCAGCCCACGAGAACGGTACCTGGGTACGTGAAGCAGCAATGGCTTATGCGGCGAAGCAAAAGGAAAGAAATCAGCAATCTCCACAATAA
- a CDS encoding TIGR04283 family arsenosugar biosynthesis glycosyltransferase, with the protein MRLSIVIPVLNEEKYLGTTLRYLKENCSPLTEIIVVDGGSQDNTSSIVKDTGGCVWIETRPQRAGQMNKGAALANGEILFFLHADTLPPKALEPILQNAIQQSKLCGCFISEFQGHSVMRKLNHWFTKSNLLWFRGGDQSCFVEKKLFHKIGGFDERYDVMEDYDIICRLKKQAPFSILPHSISISDRKIRRHGYFKINLIYSIMLSAFILNVGPKKLYQLYKTLWRSDSLK; encoded by the coding sequence ATGAGGTTAAGTATTGTCATTCCCGTGCTTAATGAAGAGAAATATCTGGGCACCACGCTTCGTTATTTAAAAGAAAATTGTTCCCCTTTGACGGAAATAATTGTAGTTGATGGAGGAAGTCAGGATAACACCAGCTCAATCGTGAAAGATACAGGTGGCTGCGTATGGATCGAAACCAGGCCCCAAAGGGCAGGACAAATGAACAAAGGAGCCGCTTTGGCAAATGGTGAAATTTTGTTTTTTCTTCATGCAGATACTTTGCCTCCAAAAGCTCTTGAGCCCATTCTCCAAAACGCCATTCAACAAAGCAAACTCTGCGGTTGTTTTATTTCAGAATTTCAGGGACATTCTGTTATGCGAAAGTTGAACCATTGGTTTACCAAAAGTAATTTGCTTTGGTTTAGAGGTGGAGATCAGTCGTGTTTCGTTGAAAAAAAACTTTTTCATAAGATTGGTGGATTTGATGAGAGATATGATGTTATGGAGGATTATGATATCATCTGTCGATTGAAAAAGCAAGCTCCATTTTCTATTTTACCGCACAGTATTTCAATTTCTGACAGAAAAATTCGCCGCCATGGTTATTTTAAAATCAATTTGATCTACAGCATTATGCTCTCTGCATTTATTCTGAATGTTGGACCTAAAAAGCTCTATCAGCTCTACAAAACATTATGGCGCTCAGATAGCTTAAAATAA
- a CDS encoding rhodanese-like domain-containing protein, with amino-acid sequence MEKKKSILQTLKTLFLILTVSLSMAPLSAQDSRITNPKFAKLLQKMLSHSVPELSCVDFNNKQDEFIILDTREQDEYYVSHIKNARHLGYDHLSLSQLDSISREKKIICYCSIGYRSEKVAEKIKKKGFYHVYNLYGGIFEMANRGFTIVDSQGQPTVNIHPYSSLWGIWMTNPKYKKVYH; translated from the coding sequence ATGGAAAAGAAAAAGTCAATCTTACAAACCTTAAAAACACTTTTTCTCATTTTGACAGTGAGCCTGTCTATGGCTCCATTGTCTGCCCAAGACAGCCGAATCACAAATCCAAAGTTTGCAAAATTGCTCCAGAAAATGCTGTCACATTCGGTTCCGGAATTGAGCTGTGTGGATTTCAATAACAAGCAGGATGAATTTATTATCCTCGACACGAGAGAACAGGATGAATACTATGTAAGCCATATTAAAAATGCGAGACACTTGGGTTATGATCATCTAAGTTTGAGCCAATTAGATTCTATTTCTCGTGAAAAAAAAATAATTTGTTATTGCAGTATTGGATATAGGAGTGAAAAGGTCGCAGAAAAAATTAAGAAAAAAGGATTTTATCATGTTTACAATTTATATGGTGGAATTTTCGAAATGGCAAATCGCGGGTTTACAATTGTGGACTCACAAGGTCAGCCAACTGTAAATATCCATCCATACAGTTCTCTTTGGGGCATTTGGATGACCAATCCGAAATACAAAAAAGTTTACCATTAA